One genomic window of Sporocytophaga myxococcoides DSM 11118 includes the following:
- a CDS encoding urease accessory protein UreF: MSSDHDLLLLFQLADSAFPVGGFAYSYGLESAAKQGFIKSEEDLRKYLITFSQQLISFDFPFISDAFGLDPDKDSLYSLKKLLGDYDAMLMNPMIKKSSCVIGRNWIRISKQFSDTIKLEELDSIFYNKKLSYDFPIVYGMSIKILSVSFHRALYLYFYMALRDQISALIRLGLAGPSRAHIELRYILDAFEERISSYIPISHEQAYKSAYLLEIAQLSHDKVYSKLFQN; the protein is encoded by the coding sequence ATGAGCTCAGATCATGACCTTTTGCTTTTATTTCAGCTTGCCGACTCAGCCTTTCCTGTAGGTGGTTTTGCCTATTCCTATGGCCTTGAGTCTGCTGCCAAGCAAGGATTTATTAAAAGCGAAGAAGATCTGAGAAAGTATCTTATTACATTTTCTCAACAATTAATTTCATTTGATTTTCCTTTCATTTCCGATGCTTTTGGCCTTGATCCTGATAAAGATTCTCTTTATTCTTTAAAGAAACTTCTGGGTGATTATGATGCCATGCTGATGAATCCCATGATAAAGAAATCAAGTTGCGTAATAGGTCGAAACTGGATCAGAATCAGTAAGCAATTTTCAGATACAATTAAATTGGAGGAGCTGGATTCAATATTTTATAATAAGAAACTTTCTTATGACTTTCCGATAGTATATGGGATGTCTATAAAAATTTTGAGTGTATCGTTTCACAGAGCATTATACCTTTATTTTTATATGGCTTTAAGAGATCAGATCAGCGCTCTGATACGCTTGGGCTTAGCAGGGCCATCAAGAGCTCATATAGAATTAAGATATATACTGGATGCATTTGAAGAGAGGATCAGTTCCTATATTCCTATTTCACATGAACAGGCTTATAAGTCTGCATATCTCTTGGAGATAGCTCAGCTTTCACATGACAAAGTTTATTCAAAATTATTTCAGAATTAA
- a CDS encoding T9SS type A sorting domain-containing protein produces the protein MKKLNLFGLLFLLVLVAIRGYSQPVFIENVPANSKNFISANGKLYFTSGTDLYRSDGTASGTTFVKSIGEPILEFTNLTVGSFFYFTTLEASGKIALWKSNGFANNTFKIKSANVINPLITFNGSLYLGLNDGVHGYELWRATSANAFSLVKDVYPGPGSGLGEEILIFNNALYFKGFQPATGSNIWKTNGTSTTALAVDLPFSGSYIDLTAVGSTLYFARNYVVADSSYAELWKTNGTTAGTSLVKRFGELDLNIGIEQLTYFNSTLYFKFFLDVGVKFENLYVSNGTAAGTVFVETLNIDGSMSGFLEVNNRLVYTGESQGWPGALIVTDGSGSGRYFLHQFNTYEVRRYVPVGDLLFFVDHTEETYGGLPQDSVNYFQIFQSGLLPSNTATLQSIFGSSYIGSNNLTEVNGKLFFTTYNDFPCLGCPAKPMKLYIYNPSSATLRTALTENLNVEFNAFPNPSDEQFNFSLVSNANGNATAEIYRVDGTMVSKVFEGATVEGENIEFNWNAEGLSSGVYFCKYTSGSKSIIKKLILNN, from the coding sequence ATGAAAAAACTTAATTTGTTTGGACTACTTTTTTTATTAGTCCTCGTTGCAATCAGAGGTTATTCTCAACCTGTATTTATTGAAAACGTGCCTGCTAATAGCAAAAATTTTATCAGCGCGAACGGGAAGCTTTATTTTACTTCCGGAACAGATCTTTATCGTTCTGATGGTACAGCTTCGGGGACCACTTTTGTTAAAAGCATCGGAGAGCCGATTCTTGAGTTTACCAATCTTACTGTAGGAAGCTTCTTTTACTTTACGACTCTGGAGGCAAGTGGAAAAATCGCTTTGTGGAAGAGTAATGGATTTGCCAATAACACATTCAAAATTAAATCTGCCAATGTCATTAATCCACTGATTACTTTTAACGGTTCTTTGTATTTAGGCCTAAACGACGGTGTTCATGGGTATGAGCTATGGAGAGCTACGTCTGCTAACGCTTTCAGTCTGGTTAAAGATGTATATCCGGGGCCCGGATCCGGACTTGGAGAAGAAATTTTGATTTTTAATAATGCACTTTACTTTAAAGGATTCCAGCCTGCAACAGGATCAAATATCTGGAAAACAAATGGAACCTCAACTACTGCCTTGGCTGTTGATCTTCCGTTTAGCGGTTCTTATATTGACTTAACAGCGGTTGGGTCCACTCTTTATTTTGCGAGAAACTATGTGGTGGCCGATAGCTCTTATGCTGAATTATGGAAAACCAATGGAACAACAGCTGGTACTTCACTGGTTAAAAGGTTTGGCGAACTTGACCTCAATATCGGTATCGAACAACTTACTTATTTTAATAGCACCTTATATTTTAAATTTTTCTTGGATGTGGGAGTTAAATTTGAAAATTTATATGTTAGTAATGGAACAGCTGCTGGAACTGTCTTTGTTGAAACACTTAATATAGATGGTAGTATGTCTGGTTTTCTCGAGGTAAATAATCGTTTGGTTTATACAGGGGAAAGTCAGGGTTGGCCTGGTGCATTAATAGTTACAGATGGAAGCGGATCAGGAAGGTACTTTTTGCATCAATTCAATACTTACGAAGTAAGGAGGTATGTGCCTGTAGGTGACCTGCTTTTCTTTGTGGATCACACTGAAGAAACTTATGGTGGCCTGCCCCAGGATTCAGTCAATTATTTTCAGATATTCCAAAGTGGACTGCTCCCAAGCAATACTGCAACATTGCAAAGTATCTTCGGTTCATCATATATTGGTTCTAATAACCTGACTGAGGTAAATGGGAAGTTGTTCTTTACGACTTATAATGATTTTCCTTGTTTGGGCTGTCCTGCGAAGCCTATGAAATTGTATATATATAATCCTTCATCTGCAACTCTCAGAACTGCATTAACTGAAAACCTTAATGTCGAGTTTAACGCATTCCCTAACCCTTCAGATGAACAATTTAATTTTAGTTTAGTTAGCAATGCAAATGGGAATGCGACAGCTGAAATCTACAGGGTTGATGGAACAATGGTCTCTAAGGTTTTCGAAGGTGCAACAGTTGAAGGTGAAAATATCGAATTTAACTGGAACGCGGAGGGGCTTTCAAGTGGAGTTTATTTCTGCAAATATACTTCAGGCTCCAAATCAATTATTAAAAAATTAATACTAAATAATTAA
- a CDS encoding ATP-binding protein, translated as MSLFSNKINTLDQEQRLFKYSAVMYAIALSLIAVISVLSQVLIQQYLSSQMHDSHIINIAARQRTYSQTLSKNALLIESGRDIETNRKAFVNTLRQWQRSHEALQSGSDFLNLPANDREELGQMFKIIEAPYEEILSASNGMIKELYSAKPLDSLNLKPYITTIFENEKIYLIGMELIVFDYDRFSRNGVNKLKEIEYILLFIVLLSLVLEAVFIFYPLALRVRQNIRDLVDSETNAKNLASQIRETNDTLEQSHKELREVNFALEKATYLVKTDQDGRIIYANDKYCHVTKYTMGELLGKPLFYNNMGGKESIIYEHVRNPVRRKEVWQGEIFDHASDGTGFWLDVTLMPIVDYKGSLYQYLVICTDITKRKNTERELILLTEEKIRRQDVEQKIISYSILNGQEKERKRIAAEIHDGIGQMMTSMRMKLEMIEHKNEGLSEDLPQINHLLQSIINETKKICSDLLPSVLDDFGLSAAVRELQKLCESSSNMEFEIEDRLEKSKLPREVEIGVFRILQEALNNAIKHSSGSKIFVHVSNDAHCVHLMVQDDGRGFYFDERRILSREFVTKSNGLRNMKERAELLGGNFNVTSEPGRGTIVQLEIPL; from the coding sequence ATGAGTCTTTTTAGCAATAAAATCAATACTTTAGATCAGGAACAACGGCTGTTTAAATATTCGGCTGTAATGTATGCGATTGCACTTTCTTTAATAGCTGTGATTTCTGTCTTAAGCCAGGTTTTGATTCAGCAATACTTAAGTAGTCAAATGCATGACTCTCATATTATTAACATTGCGGCCCGACAAAGGACTTATAGTCAGACGTTGAGCAAAAATGCTCTCCTCATTGAATCTGGCCGGGATATTGAAACGAATCGTAAAGCTTTTGTAAATACATTGAGGCAGTGGCAAAGATCTCATGAAGCGCTGCAGTCAGGTAGTGATTTTTTAAACCTGCCTGCAAATGACAGAGAGGAATTGGGGCAGATGTTTAAGATCATCGAAGCACCTTATGAAGAGATATTGAGTGCTTCAAATGGAATGATTAAAGAGCTCTACAGCGCTAAGCCTTTGGATTCCCTTAATTTAAAGCCATATATAACAACCATTTTTGAAAATGAAAAGATATACCTTATCGGTATGGAGCTTATTGTTTTTGACTATGACAGATTTTCACGAAATGGTGTCAATAAGCTGAAAGAAATTGAATACATTCTACTATTTATAGTTTTACTAAGCCTTGTTCTGGAAGCTGTTTTTATTTTTTATCCTCTTGCTTTGCGTGTACGCCAGAATATCCGGGACCTGGTCGATTCGGAAACAAATGCTAAAAATCTTGCAAGTCAGATCAGGGAGACTAATGATACTCTCGAGCAATCTCATAAGGAGTTGCGAGAAGTAAATTTTGCTTTGGAGAAAGCTACTTATCTGGTAAAGACAGATCAGGATGGACGTATTATTTATGCTAATGATAAGTATTGTCATGTTACAAAGTACACAATGGGGGAGTTGCTTGGAAAGCCATTGTTTTATAATAATATGGGAGGAAAAGAAAGTATCATATATGAGCATGTGAGGAATCCGGTTAGAAGAAAGGAAGTGTGGCAGGGGGAAATTTTTGATCATGCTTCCGATGGCACAGGATTCTGGCTGGATGTGACACTTATGCCTATTGTGGATTACAAAGGAAGCTTGTATCAATATCTTGTTATTTGCACTGATATTACCAAGCGCAAGAATACTGAGCGAGAACTGATCCTGCTTACAGAAGAAAAAATACGAAGGCAGGATGTTGAACAGAAGATCATTTCATATTCCATACTAAATGGCCAGGAGAAGGAAAGGAAACGCATTGCAGCTGAAATTCATGATGGCATAGGTCAGATGATGACGAGTATGCGGATGAAACTTGAGATGATTGAGCATAAGAATGAAGGTCTATCAGAAGATCTTCCTCAGATCAATCATTTGCTACAGTCTATTATCAATGAAACAAAGAAAATTTGCTCTGATTTACTGCCAAGTGTTTTGGATGATTTCGGTCTGAGTGCTGCAGTCAGGGAGCTTCAGAAGCTTTGTGAAAGTTCTTCCAATATGGAGTTTGAGATTGAAGATCGGTTAGAGAAAAGTAAGTTGCCGAGGGAAGTGGAAATCGGAGTATTCAGAATTTTGCAGGAAGCTTTGAATAACGCAATTAAGCATTCTTCAGGATCAAAGATATTCGTTCATGTAAGTAATGATGCTCATTGTGTTCATTTGATGGTTCAGGATGATGGGAGAGGATTCTATTTTGATGAAAGAAGGATCTTAAGCAGAGAGTTCGTTACTAAGTCTAATGGGCTGCGTAATATGAAAGAAAGAGCAGAATTGTTGGGTGGAAATTTTAACGTAACTTCGGAGCCGGGAAGGGGAACAATCGTGCAGTTGGAAATACCACTTTAA
- the ureA gene encoding urease subunit gamma, translated as MKLSPKDIEKLMLHNAGFLAQKRYARGILLNYPEAIALISAQLLEFIREGQSVAELMDKGKQLLGVDDVMEGVAEMVDEVQIEGTFPDGTKLVTVHYPICNKGLNNGLALYGSGLVATGKKLIIDNIINPKPGLLDVPEGYIELNKGRSTINIDVVNKGDRPVQVGSHYIFSETNNALEFDRIKALGYRLDIPAGTAVRFEPGEKKTVPLVEIAGQKLVYGGNNLIQGNIGNDTIGLIKERMKEKGFIS; from the coding sequence ATGAAGTTATCTCCAAAAGATATTGAAAAACTTATGTTGCATAACGCCGGATTCCTTGCACAAAAGCGTTATGCCAGAGGTATTCTTCTTAATTATCCAGAAGCAATTGCTCTTATCTCCGCTCAGTTACTGGAGTTTATAAGAGAAGGGCAAAGTGTTGCAGAGCTTATGGACAAAGGCAAGCAACTTCTGGGTGTGGATGATGTGATGGAAGGTGTGGCAGAGATGGTCGATGAAGTGCAGATAGAAGGTACTTTTCCTGATGGAACAAAATTGGTGACTGTTCATTATCCAATATGTAATAAAGGCTTAAATAATGGTCTTGCTCTTTATGGATCAGGGCTTGTAGCGACAGGAAAGAAGCTTATTATAGACAATATCATAAATCCTAAGCCTGGTTTATTGGATGTGCCAGAGGGGTATATTGAACTAAACAAAGGAAGAAGCACTATTAACATAGATGTAGTGAACAAAGGAGATAGACCCGTTCAGGTAGGGTCGCATTATATTTTTTCCGAAACAAACAACGCCCTGGAGTTTGACAGAATAAAAGCATTAGGCTATAGACTTGATATTCCGGCAGGTACTGCTGTCCGCTTTGAACCAGGGGAAAAGAAGACTGTGCCTCTGGTAGAAATTGCAGGACAAAAACTAGTCTATGGCGGAAATAATCTTATTCAGGGAAATATTGGCAATGATACTATTGGCCTTATAAAGGAAAGAATGAAGGAAAAAGGTTTTATATCATAA
- a CDS encoding C25 family cysteine peptidase: MSILFANAPKPCRLLVIAADDFVQDITPLIEHKNRTGMPSHLIKLSQIVNAISDVTQHPWAIKKVIAEGHKEHGVYYVMLVGDGSKIPVKHTFVRQKDLGENSGLDGTYNPSDNYYANLYWKNSSDISDWDGNHDGKFNESLWEDSPITYNPDKVDGYPHVAVGRIPAHKPQDVVNYVQKVIEYEEGVRMRAIEAFTFLGVNDLPELMYDFENIISGSGIKDIPNSNILKVYGNPSSGDNMPVGWEYLEKCGHTQTFTSKWVTYGGHGTSEGWLIDTLYGYIDNSYVKERNMTRRSYYPCECFSFPIILSAACSSGLLMPNAPIQEYRGLNPDVHHWIWYNTDSRTAEDKISEEDLPYPVITPVPHPYDYDYEGRTFAYSWLCDSKTGGAIAFFGATVGHPGTFSVDLYFRMIRQVKSRDVLGDIWAIACRDYYYEQLNSENILGSPRIFLGIQTFYGDPSLRLKPVVSYGVTAVMANDRLTVFARSQNGVLTHRYYDPLTKSWTGWKHLGDDIISSGPATPMAGNTLSVIARGIDGEMKLKYYDNEQQIWSNWILLRAGYVTSAPSVVMSGNRMSIFVRNEKGCLTHAFYTLETDEITSARVVDETYLSSGPSVVMKDNIVTVFAKDGKNRIMCRSTDPDLTNWTPWEVLGSDQFLFKPSAVVADNRIVVFAVTMNGTLTHKFYHEDIKAWSDWFSLADGQVSSAPSAVVAGDRLTVFARTLHGVLTHKYYDKNTEKWSAWAHFEDGGIS, from the coding sequence ATGTCAATTTTGTTTGCAAATGCCCCTAAACCATGCAGGCTTCTTGTAATAGCCGCGGATGATTTTGTTCAAGATATTACTCCGCTTATCGAGCATAAAAACCGCACAGGAATGCCTTCTCACCTTATAAAATTGTCACAGATAGTGAATGCTATCTCAGACGTAACTCAACATCCCTGGGCCATTAAGAAAGTTATTGCTGAAGGTCACAAGGAACATGGAGTATATTATGTAATGCTTGTAGGAGATGGTAGCAAAATTCCCGTAAAACATACTTTTGTTCGACAGAAAGATTTGGGTGAGAATAGCGGTTTGGATGGTACATATAATCCCAGTGATAATTATTATGCAAACTTATACTGGAAAAATTCCAGCGATATTTCTGATTGGGATGGCAATCATGATGGAAAATTTAATGAAAGTCTTTGGGAGGATTCACCTATAACATATAATCCTGATAAAGTTGACGGATACCCTCACGTTGCAGTGGGAAGAATTCCGGCCCATAAGCCACAAGATGTAGTTAATTATGTACAAAAAGTTATAGAGTATGAGGAGGGGGTAAGAATGCGTGCAATTGAGGCATTTACTTTTTTAGGAGTTAACGATCTTCCCGAATTGATGTATGATTTTGAGAATATTATAAGTGGAAGTGGAATCAAGGATATACCCAATAGTAATATTCTGAAGGTTTATGGAAACCCATCGAGTGGGGACAATATGCCTGTGGGCTGGGAGTATTTAGAAAAATGCGGCCACACACAGACATTTACTTCTAAATGGGTGACCTATGGTGGACATGGTACAAGTGAAGGTTGGTTAATAGATACGTTATACGGTTATATTGATAATTCATATGTAAAAGAAAGGAACATGACAAGGCGATCATATTATCCGTGTGAATGCTTTTCTTTTCCTATAATATTGTCAGCAGCCTGTTCCTCTGGCTTGCTAATGCCAAATGCCCCAATTCAGGAATATCGTGGATTAAATCCTGATGTGCACCATTGGATTTGGTATAACACAGATTCAAGAACGGCAGAGGATAAAATTTCGGAAGAGGATTTGCCTTATCCCGTTATTACCCCGGTCCCTCATCCTTATGACTATGACTATGAAGGCAGGACCTTTGCATATTCATGGCTGTGCGATAGTAAAACCGGTGGGGCAATTGCTTTTTTCGGAGCAACCGTTGGCCATCCTGGAACCTTTAGTGTAGATCTATATTTTCGTATGATACGGCAGGTAAAATCCAGAGATGTTCTTGGTGATATATGGGCGATAGCTTGTCGTGATTATTACTATGAACAATTGAATAGTGAAAATATTTTGGGATCTCCAAGAATCTTTCTTGGAATACAAACTTTTTACGGAGATCCTTCACTCAGGCTCAAGCCAGTAGTGTCTTATGGTGTAACAGCTGTAATGGCGAATGACAGGTTGACTGTATTTGCTCGATCTCAGAATGGTGTTTTGACTCATAGATACTATGATCCTTTAACAAAATCCTGGACTGGATGGAAGCATTTAGGAGATGATATCATCTCATCGGGCCCGGCAACCCCTATGGCAGGAAATACGCTTTCAGTAATAGCCAGAGGAATTGACGGAGAAATGAAACTTAAATATTATGACAATGAGCAGCAGATTTGGTCAAATTGGATCTTGTTGAGAGCTGGATATGTTACCTCTGCTCCTTCAGTAGTTATGTCGGGTAATAGAATGTCAATATTTGTAAGGAATGAAAAGGGGTGTTTGACTCATGCCTTTTATACTCTTGAGACTGATGAGATAACTTCAGCCAGAGTTGTAGATGAGACGTATTTGTCTTCAGGTCCTTCTGTGGTAATGAAGGATAACATAGTGACTGTATTTGCGAAAGATGGGAAAAATAGGATTATGTGCAGAAGCACTGATCCTGATCTGACAAATTGGACACCATGGGAGGTGCTTGGAAGCGATCAGTTTCTATTTAAACCATCAGCTGTAGTTGCTGATAACAGAATCGTTGTTTTTGCTGTGACTATGAATGGAACATTGACGCATAAATTCTATCATGAGGATATTAAGGCATGGTCTGATTGGTTTTCTTTAGCTGACGGACAAGTTTCCTCGGCACCATCTGCTGTTGTGGCAGGAGACCGACTTACTGTATTTGCAAGAACTTTGCATGGAGTGTTAACACATAAATATTATGATAAAAATACTGAGAAGTGGTCAGCTTGGGCTCATTTTGAAGATGGGGGTATTTCGTAG
- the ureG gene encoding urease accessory protein UreG, which yields MKILNMHRHMGHYDSPGHFHHRELTNERRNYKKRAFTVGIGGPVGTGKTAWTLQLCKALRDKMNIAVVTNDIFTKEDAEFLTRNEALTADRIIGVETGGCPHAAIREDVSQNMYALEELMKRFPDIELLFVESGGDNLAAHFSKELVDFSIYVIDVSGGDKIPRKGGPGITQSDLLVINKIDLAPLVNADLSVMDRDAKKMRREGPFVFARAKDCFGMETIIDHILKARHAALEKSSTFSLRLG from the coding sequence ATGAAAATTTTAAACATGCACAGACATATGGGGCATTACGATTCCCCTGGCCATTTTCATCATCGCGAGCTTACCAATGAGCGCAGGAATTACAAAAAGCGTGCTTTTACAGTGGGCATAGGTGGTCCTGTAGGGACAGGTAAAACGGCATGGACTTTACAGCTTTGCAAAGCATTAAGAGATAAGATGAATATCGCTGTAGTTACTAATGATATTTTTACTAAAGAAGACGCCGAGTTTCTTACCAGAAATGAAGCGCTCACAGCTGACAGAATCATTGGTGTTGAAACAGGTGGTTGTCCACATGCTGCGATTCGTGAAGATGTTTCACAGAATATGTATGCTCTTGAAGAGCTCATGAAGAGATTTCCGGATATTGAATTGTTATTTGTAGAAAGTGGAGGAGATAACCTTGCTGCGCATTTCAGCAAAGAGCTGGTGGATTTTTCAATATATGTAATTGATGTATCAGGTGGTGATAAAATTCCAAGAAAAGGTGGTCCAGGAATTACTCAATCTGATTTGCTTGTCATTAATAAGATAGATCTTGCACCATTGGTAAATGCGGATTTGTCAGTAATGGACCGTGATGCAAAAAAGATGAGGAGAGAAGGTCCTTTCGTATTCGCAAGGGCAAAAGATTGTTTTGGTATGGAAACTATTATTGATCATATCCTGAAAGCAAGGCATGCAGCTCTTGAGAAATCAAGTACATTCTCTCTTAGGTTAGGATAA
- the ureC gene encoding urease subunit alpha has translation MAYKFSRKSYADMFGITTGDKLTLGDTNLVIKVEKDFTIYGEECKFGGGKVLRDGMGQASGYKSSEVLDLIITNALIVDYTGIYKADIGIKNGYIKAIGKGGNPHIMEGVDPDMIVGATTEVIAGEGMIITAGGIDNHIHYICPQQMEEALASGVTTFIGGGTGPATGTKATTCTPGAFYLEMMLKATDNFPMNIGFLGKGNTSHPGEIEEQIKAGAIGLKLHEDWGTTPSTIDNCLAVAENYDVQVCIHTDTLNESGFVESSRAAFKGRTIHTYHTEGAGGGHAPDIIVLCGDPNVLPSSTNPTKPFTINTIDEHLDMLMVCHHLDKNIPEDIAFAESRIRGETIAAEDILHDMGALSMLSSDSQAMGRVGEVICRTWQTAHKMREQRGPLKEDLDSGSDNFRIKRYIAKYTINPAIAHGCGHVIGSVEVGKLADLVLWHPKFFGSRPEVIVKGGVIVQAQMGDPNASIPTPQPYFSRPMFGARGAAIGRTSLAFVSQASLSTVKSYGLNKSITPVTGCRAVKKKDMKLNNYLPDIKVDAETYKVTVDGEWITCLPATKLPLAQLYNLF, from the coding sequence ATGGCTTATAAATTTTCAAGAAAGAGTTATGCTGATATGTTTGGCATAACCACAGGAGATAAGTTAACACTTGGAGATACCAATCTTGTCATTAAAGTGGAGAAAGACTTTACTATATATGGTGAAGAGTGTAAGTTTGGCGGTGGTAAGGTTCTACGTGATGGTATGGGGCAAGCCTCCGGTTATAAATCTTCAGAAGTGCTTGATTTGATCATTACAAATGCCTTGATTGTTGATTATACAGGAATTTATAAAGCTGATATCGGAATTAAAAACGGATATATAAAAGCGATAGGAAAGGGAGGTAATCCTCATATAATGGAAGGGGTAGATCCTGATATGATTGTTGGTGCAACTACTGAAGTAATAGCCGGAGAGGGCATGATCATAACAGCTGGTGGCATTGATAACCATATACATTATATATGTCCGCAGCAGATGGAAGAAGCATTAGCCTCAGGTGTAACGACTTTCATAGGAGGAGGAACTGGTCCGGCCACTGGTACTAAGGCCACTACCTGTACTCCCGGAGCATTTTATCTTGAGATGATGTTAAAGGCTACAGACAATTTTCCTATGAATATTGGCTTTCTGGGAAAAGGAAATACTTCTCATCCTGGTGAAATTGAAGAACAGATAAAGGCAGGAGCAATTGGTCTGAAGCTTCATGAGGATTGGGGTACTACGCCGTCTACTATAGATAACTGTCTTGCTGTTGCAGAAAATTATGATGTGCAGGTTTGTATACATACAGATACACTTAATGAAAGCGGTTTTGTGGAGTCCAGTCGTGCGGCTTTCAAAGGTCGTACCATTCATACCTACCATACAGAAGGTGCGGGAGGAGGCCATGCTCCTGATATTATAGTTCTCTGCGGAGATCCTAATGTTCTTCCTTCCTCAACGAATCCTACCAAGCCCTTTACTATAAACACAATAGATGAGCATCTTGATATGCTGATGGTTTGTCATCATCTTGATAAAAATATTCCTGAAGACATTGCTTTTGCTGAAAGCAGAATCAGGGGTGAAACTATTGCTGCGGAAGATATACTTCATGATATGGGAGCTTTGTCTATGCTTTCTTCCGATTCTCAGGCTATGGGAAGAGTTGGAGAAGTGATATGCAGGACATGGCAGACTGCTCATAAGATGCGCGAACAAAGAGGGCCATTGAAGGAAGACTTGGATTCTGGTTCTGATAACTTCCGGATAAAGCGATACATTGCAAAGTATACCATCAATCCTGCTATTGCACATGGTTGCGGGCATGTGATAGGTTCAGTGGAAGTTGGGAAATTAGCTGATCTTGTTTTGTGGCACCCTAAGTTTTTCGGAAGCAGACCAGAGGTAATAGTTAAGGGTGGAGTTATCGTGCAGGCCCAGATGGGAGATCCGAATGCTTCTATTCCGACACCTCAGCCATATTTCTCAAGACCTATGTTCGGAGCAAGAGGAGCTGCCATTGGCAGAACGTCTCTAGCATTTGTTTCTCAGGCTTCATTGTCAACCGTTAAATCTTATGGTCTTAATAAGTCAATAACACCTGTGACAGGTTGCAGGGCGGTGAAGAAAAAAGATATGAAGCTCAATAATTATTTGCCAGATATTAAAGTTGATGCAGAAACATACAAAGTCACAGTTGATGGAGAATGGATAACCTGCCTTCCGGCAACCAAGCTTCCTTTGGCGCAGTTGTACAATCTGTTTTAG
- a CDS encoding urease accessory protein UreD: protein MIKDMTRSGIEISNIDNKSILTGSKIFRPLKIFSLQKGKSCQIIFSNYGGGFVEGDQIYLDIHCKAGTTSAFSTQANTRIYRSEHNKSSLQEISGKIGKDSLAVFFGDPIVPHQNSIFEQKIRWELEEGSILLFLDWFEGGRILNGERFAFKSFFTDLKINISHNPVIWDRFKMDPEQNNMNSPGAFLNHSSYLNIFLAGNENLEKVKLIENHLHFISRKYFFDERGQEVSKCEIIGTACKVNENVFMIRCSAKNNHALQPLVKELGLLLSDKDLLGFNPMEGRV, encoded by the coding sequence ATGATTAAGGACATGACCAGATCGGGGATTGAAATATCCAACATAGACAATAAATCAATTTTAACAGGCTCAAAAATCTTTCGTCCTTTAAAAATTTTTTCACTTCAAAAAGGCAAATCCTGTCAGATAATATTCTCAAATTATGGAGGTGGATTTGTAGAAGGAGACCAGATATACCTGGATATTCATTGTAAAGCTGGCACCACATCAGCCTTTTCAACACAAGCCAATACAAGGATTTACCGCTCTGAGCACAACAAATCCAGTTTGCAGGAAATCAGTGGAAAAATAGGAAAGGATTCTCTGGCAGTATTTTTTGGTGATCCAATCGTGCCCCATCAGAATAGTATCTTTGAACAAAAGATACGATGGGAACTGGAGGAAGGCTCTATATTACTATTTCTCGATTGGTTTGAAGGAGGCAGAATCCTGAACGGAGAACGTTTTGCTTTCAAATCATTTTTTACTGACCTCAAAATCAATATATCGCACAACCCAGTTATCTGGGACCGATTCAAGATGGATCCTGAGCAAAACAACATGAATTCACCAGGAGCCTTTCTCAATCATTCCAGTTATCTCAATATATTTCTTGCCGGAAATGAAAACCTTGAAAAAGTAAAGCTTATTGAAAATCACTTACACTTTATTTCCAGAAAATATTTTTTTGATGAAAGAGGCCAAGAGGTCAGTAAATGCGAGATTATAGGCACTGCCTGCAAAGTAAATGAGAATGTTTTTATGATAAGATGTTCTGCAAAAAATAATCATGCATTACAACCACTTGTTAAAGAACTTGGCCTATTACTCTCGGACAAAGATCTGTTGGGCTTTAATCCAATGGAAGGAAGAGTATAG